The Roseofilum capinflatum BLCC-M114 genome contains the following window.
GGGTATACACTTCTAAAGCCGCTTCATAACAGGCGATCGCCCGCTCCAGGTTCTCCGCTCGCTCTCCCCGCAGGCGATTTCTGTAAGCATTTCCCAAGTTATTTTGGGTCGTTGCCCAATATTCAGCATAGGCGCTGGGGGTATACACTTCTAAAGCGGCTTCATAACAGGAGATCGCCCGCTCCAGGTTCTCCTCGCGCTCTCCCCGCAGGCGATTACAGTAGTCAGTTCCTAAACTATTTTGTACTCTTGCCCAATCCTCTGGAGCATCTTGGCGAGTAAAGACGAGTAAGTTTATCTCTAGACAAGCGATGGCAATTTCGATAGTGTTGGCTCTGCTGCCATAGCGAAAGCTAGAGACGATCAGATTAAAGTTATAGAGAACATTTGCAATAAATTCCCGCTCTGAGGAAGTTGCGGTTTCTAGTCTTTCTGTATGCCAAGCTTTCAAGATCTGGGCCAAGTTTAAGTCTAATTTGTCTAGGTTCTGTTGCAAGAGGGGATGAACGACTGCTGCATCTCCGTTGCTGTCTGCTGTGGCTTGCAACACTTCCATCAGAAAACTTAAATACTCTTGCTCGGTCACGTTTGCTCCTCCTTCTCCCCCCTCCAGGTCTAGTGCTTGTGCCAACTGTTGCACCAGGTCGAGCAGAAACCGGGCCTCATTTTCCCTCCCCTCTTCCTGCATCCGTTGCGCCATCAGTCCGCAGGTGAGCAAAAAGTCCCGATCCAGCAACTCGCGGTTGTCGTTGAGCCGTTGCGCTTCTTCACCACTGGGACAGGTGAGCAGTTCTTGGATCAGGTTGAGGTAGGCAGGGATGCGTTCTTCGTTCATGGCGTTGAGGGGGGGGCTATGGTTTGAGTGTAGCGTAATTTGCCCTCTCCCTAAATCCCTCTCCCACGGGAGAGGGACTTATTGGGTCTCTTTTCGTTGGTGTCCGCAAGTTGGGCAGAAACCCGGTTTCTTTTGCCTCAGCAGTTGGTGCCCTGCGCTGTCGCTAACGCACCCTACTGGCTAGAGATGCGAAAGTAGGACAACATAGAGCGCCCAAAGCACGATACAGCAGTTTTCGCTGCTATGAGGTACATTTTGATCCCCCTTTCATGTCCGCTTGCGGAAAATCCCCCTTAAAAAGCAGGACTTTCTGGTTCCCCCCTTTTTTTAAGGGGGGTTAGGGGGGATCTTTCCCTGCTGTACCTCATTACCGCGCAAAGCGCTGTAAGGATTTGATAGAACTAACTCATTCACTGCTATAAGTGGCTTCAAAGTCTTGGGCTTTGAGAATCACCATGTTGGTTCCCACAACGGAGTTACGGGCTAATAAATGACCGTCAAGATCGACAACTTCCAAACGAGCAAAATCGAGTTTGCGGGCACGCCGCAACATATCATTCGCGAGGCGCTTTTGTTGTTCTAAGGGTACATCATACCAGCGCCGATCGACTTTTAGCACGAGGAGACTATTCAAGAAATCAGCTTGCAGAGAATCAATTAAACCCTCTTCATATTTTTCGGTTAATTGGTTGACTTGTTCTTGAATGGTGACAATTAACCGTTGTTCGGGGGTAAGAATGGGAGGGGGTGGGGGCGCAATTTCCACCGGAATGGGTTCGTTTATTTCTTCTTCTTCCTCCTCTTGTTCTTCCTCAACGGGTTCTTCTATTTCTGAGAGTTCTGGGGGTTCGGGTTCGGATTCTTCGGGTATAGGTTCGGGTATAGGTTCAGGTTCTGGGGCGATCGCCTCTGGAGAGGGTTCGGGTTCTGGGGCAATCTCTGGGACTTCTACCTCTGGCGGAGGTTCGGGGACTTGTGCCACTTCTGGAGCCGGACGGGGAATGAGGGAAACGGAGAGGATCAGAACTAGGGTGATGACTGCACCGATGAGCAAACTGAGGTCAAAATCATTGATGGTGCTATTCCAGGGATCGGACAACTTTCCACGCACCCATGCTAAAAGTTGATCCCAGACGGGAAAAAGAGGCTTTTGGGGATCGGAAAGGGGAGGGGTTTCTAGGCGATCGGCGATCGCCTGTAACCCCCTAATGAGCGATCGCAAGCTCTTCAGCGTTTGCTGTTTCACCCAAGAAGGACTCTCTTCAGATGGACGGTTAGAAGGTTGTCGTGCCATAATTCCCCTGCATTATTTTAATTTTTGATCGCTGGAAGGGGCATCTCTTCCGTCGTATCCAGATTTTCTGGAGTAATGGTTAACAGGGAATCTTCACCGGTGATTAACCGCGCTCCTCGGCCTCTGGTGAGGTAGTTCCATCCCCATTGCACCATCACCACTAATTTATTATCAAACTCAATTAAATAGTAAATATGGGCAAATACCCAGGTTAACCAGGCGATAAAGCCCGTGAGCTTAATCCATCCTAAGTCTACCACCGCCGCATTTTCCCCAATCACCGCCAGACTGCCCACTTCGGTATAGCGGAATGGAGCATGGCTTTGGCCGCGCAGTTCCCGTTTGATCCATTGGGCCACATATTTGCCCTCTTGCATAGCTACTGGAGCAATACCGGGTAAGGGGCGATCGCCTTGATGGGAGAAGTTGGCTAAGTCGCCAATGACAAAGATATTGGGATAGCCCGAAACGCTTAAGTTTTCTTCGACCATCACCCGGCCAGCTCGGTCTAGGGCGACTCCGGTTTTCTCATGCAGCACTTTACCCAGTCCAGAAGCCTTGACTCCAGCGGCCCAGAGGATGGTACGGGCTGGAATTAATTTTTCCGTTTCTCCCTGACGCACAGTTACGGCCCCTTCGGTTACCTGGGTGACTAGGGTCTGGGTTTGTACCGTTACCCCTAGCTGAGTGAGGTCTGATGCTGCTCTCGCGGACAATTCTGGCGCGTAAGGGGGTAAAATGCGATCCATGCCTTCTAGAAGCAAAATTCGGGCGCTGGTGGTGTCGATGTGGTGAAAGTCATTTTTGAGAACGCTATGGGCCAGTTCGGCGATCGCCCCAGCCAATTCTACGCCAGTCGGGCCACCGCCCACAATCACGAAGGTGAGCCAGGCTTTTTGTTTTTCGGGGTCAGTTTCTTTTTCTGCGGCTTCAAAAGCCCCATAAATGCGACGACGCATGAGCAGAGCATCTTCAATGGTTTTCAAGCCAGGGGCAATACTTTGCCATTGGTCATTACCAAAGTAGTGATGCTTCACGCCTGTGGCCAGAATCAGGGTATCGTAGGAGAGGGTGCGATCGCCGAGGGTGAGCTGTTGGCGATCGGGATCGATATCCGTTACCCGATCTAACAGAACTTGAGTATTTTTATTTTGATTGAGAACCAGACGCAAGGGTGAAGAAATATCGGCTGGGGATACACTCCCCGTCGCCACTTGATAGAGTAAAGGTTGAAATAGGTGAAAATTTCGTTTATCAATTAATGTCAGTTTAACCGGCGCTTTGCCTAGGGCTTGGGCTGCATAAAGTCCCCCAAAGCCTCCTCCGACAATCACGACATGGGGAACAGAGGGTTGGGTGTTGTCATCAACCATAGCGTTTCGATTCTCAAGGTGAGAGATTTTGATCAGATCTTAGTGTAGCAATGAAACACTTAAAATGCGCCGTTGCTGGCCATTCCCCCACTATAATCTAGAAAAACCGTCATTGCGTCTAGGTTCTGGCCGTTGTGATGGAGAGATAGGGGATTTAAATTCCCGAAATATCATCCGATCGCGCCCTTGTTTTTTAGCTTCGTACAGGGCTTGATCCGCCACTTGAAATAGCTCTTCTCCTGATGTGGAATGGGTCGGAATAGTCGAAGAAATTCCCATACTCATCGTGATCAATGGACTTACCAAAGACGCTTGATGCTCAATCCCTAAGTTTCGCACATTGCTTTGAATTTCTTGAGCCACCATCCAAGCACCAGATGCTTGAGTATTGGGTAGCACCACCACAAATTCCTCTCCCCCATATCGAGCCACTAAATCGGCTGGTCTTTTTAAGGTTCTTTTCAAAGTTTGGGCAATTTTTTGTAAGCATTCATCTCCCATCTGATGCCCATAGGTATCATTATAGCGCTTAAAATAGTCTACATCACAAATGATCATCGATAAAGGCCCTTGCTCTCGGGCCAGGCGATACCATTCTCGATTAAAAGTTTCTTGTAAACAGCGACGGTTCGCCACTTGAGTTAAACCATCTAAATTCGCCAGTTGATTTAATTCCTGGTTGACCTTCTCTAATTCGGCGGTTCTTTCAGCAACTTTCCGTTCTAAGGTATGGGAATACTCTCGGAGTTGTTCATAAAATAAGGCATTTTGAATAGAGGCGGCGGCTTGGGACGCTAGGGCAATAAATAATTTTAGATCTTGGGCTGTATATTCTAAAGTGCGATCGCTACTAATTTGAATTACGCCTAATTTTCCTGTTTGAGTCATTAAGGGGCAACACATTAAAGAAGCAATCTTAAAGGGTTGTGAAATAAAGCGAGTATCTAAATTAACTTGATTAACAATTTCTGCTTGCCCCGTCTTAAAAACATGGCCATAAATTCCTAAATTAGCAGATATTTTTTGACCTAATATAACTTGATTTTCGTTTTGTTTTGGGTAAAATGTTTGCATCATCCCATCCTGGTAAATCATCACTACTAGGGCATTACCGGGAATTTGTTTTAAGGCTTCATCTGCCATCAGCTTGATCACTTCCTGCACATTCAGGCAAGTAGACAGTTTTGCAGAAATATCATATAAAAAATTGAGTTCTTCGTATTTGTCTAAAGCATCAACCGCTAAAACTTTCTTGTTAATTTCTGTTTCAATCAAGTAAATAAGCATTTGTGTGATGGGATGATCCAATAGAGGACTTACGACCCAACCTACAATCGAGTTCTCTACAGAAATTTCATAGGCTTGAGCATCCCCTAAATTCAAATCTCCAATAATTGGTCTTTGATGGTCATCCAAAACCGCAATCGGATGGTCATCATCCAAGAGTCGCTGAATTAATCCTTTCATCCTTGGTTTGAGGATGATTTTTTTAAACTTGAGGTTAATCATTCACCATTACTCATATAAAAATCCAAGAATTTCTCTAGATTTTGCTAACACTTCTTTCGGTCGAAAAGGTTTAGTCATATATAAGTTAGCGCCCACAGCAATCCCCGTTTTTTTGTCAAACTCTTGACCTTTGGCGGTGAGCATAATAATATAGATATGATCCAAGCTTATGTTTTGCTTAACTTGGGCACAAACTTCTAATCCATTCATTTTCGGCATCATCACGTCCAAAAAGACTAAATCAGGTTTTTCTTGTTCAATAATTTCTAATGCTTCTTGGCCATTTTTAGCCGTGAGTAATATTACGTCATCTTCATCTTCGAGCTTTTCTAAGGCTTGTTCCATAAGGATCAGAATATTGGGTTCATCATCAGCGATTAAAACTTTTTTATTTACTTGTTTATTCATTGAACTCCTCTAACATATCTGTTTTGACAACGGTTGCATCTAAGGGAAGCAAGAAAGAAAAGTCACTTCCTTGATTGAGGGTACTTTCCACCCAAATTTTGCCCCCATGATATTCAATAATTTGTTTACAAATGGGTAATCCTAAGCCAGTCCCTTTGGGTTTGTTGGTTAAAATGTCTCCCACTTGCTTGAATCGCTCAAATACTGTATCCCGATCTTCAGGGGCAATTCCGATTCCCGTATCAATAATGGAAATCATTAGATGATTGTCCACTACCTTAGCTTTACAAGTAATCGTTCCTTGTTCAGTAAATTTTACGGAATTAGAGATTAAATTAATGACGACTTGAATAATGCGATCGCGATCGACTTGAATCATGGGTAGATTGGGGTCAATATTTTTAACGAACTGTAAATGATTCCGTTCAATTAAAGAGGATGTTGCCGCGATCGCTCGATCTAAAATGACTTGTGGATCGACGGGTTGAATATTCCAATCGACTCGCCCAGATTCCATCTTAGCAATATCTAAAACGTCATTAATTAAGGAGGTTAGGCGTTCCGCTTCGGAGATAATAATCTCAATATTATTACTCACTGCAATCACCGATCGCTTGACTTTTCTCTCTTCTTGCACCGTCACTGGAAAAATCACGTCTTCTAATTTTTCCTGAATCATTTCCGCAAACCCTAAAACGGAGGTTAACGGTGTGCGTAATTCATGGGAAACGGTGTTCAAAAAGTCAGTTTTCATCCGATCTACTTCCCGTTCTACTGTGACATCTCGAATCAGAATGACTGAACCCATACATTGATCCCCTTCCATGCCTTCTCCCTCTTTAATAATACTGGTAGCTAGGGCTTGACCTTCCCGATTGTTGCCTAACTTCACATTCAGGGTTACAATCTCCTGATTCCGATTGTGAATTGTCGTAATTAATTCATGCAATTCTGGAGAAAATATCGTCCAAATATTCTGCCCTTGTAATTGCCATTTTTCTAAATTAAACATGGCTAACAAAGCCGGGTTAAATCGGGTGATTTTTCCTTGGGTATCTGTGACCAATAATCCATCGGCCAAATTATCAACAATGGCATTTAAATCCGCTAAAGTGGTTCGCAGTTCGCTGGATCGCTTTTGAGCCTGGGAGAGTAATTCTGCCTGTTGTAGTGCGACCCCCAGTTGAATGGCAATTTTACGAGTGAATTCTATTTCCTTCGGTTGCCAAGCCCTGGGTTCTGAGCATTGATGAATACAGAGCAAGCCCCATAACTGTTCCCCTTTTACCAGGGGCAAAACTAAGTTGGCTCGGATTTGAAATTGGTTTAAGATATTAAAATAACAAGGAGATAAGTTGGCGGTTTGAATGTCAGAAATGGCTTGAATTTTACCTTGATGATAATGGATTTGATGATGATCGTGAAAGCACCGATCCTGTACGAGTTTTTGTAAGGTTGAGTCAAAGGGAGGAATAACATCTTCGGAAATAAATTGCCCGACTTTTTGATCGGAGTGGGGATCAAAGGCAAAAATACCGACGCGATCGGCGTTGAGTAATTGCCGAACTTCTGTGGCAGCCGTTTTAAAGATGGTCTCTAAATCTAAGGTGCGACGAATTTTATCGATGACTTCTGCGATCGCTCTCTCTCGTTGTGCTTCTTCTTCTAATTCTTCTGCCCGTTTTTTCAGTTGCGCTTCTAAGGTGGTTTGTAATTCGGTCGAGCGCTTTTGAGTTTGGGCTAATAGCTGGGCTTGCTGAATAGCAACACCTAACTGGGAGCTGATTTGAATTAAGAAATTAATTTCAATCTCTTGCCAATCTCTGGGCCCAGAGTTTTGAAAGGCGGCTAATAAGCCCCAAAGACGCTGATGTTGATAAATGGCTACAATGGCATAGGCTCTGGCTTGATAGGATTCTAACGCCTGAATATAACAGTCTGAAAAATCACGGGTATAAATATCAGAACACACCCGAAATAATTGCACTTGCTTAAATAATTGCCCTTGGGTTGCCTGTAAATGAGTATCAGTGAAGGACAAATGCTCTAGATTTTTGAGGCTACATTCACTAATCTTGCAGTTTAACTCTGGATTTTCTTGTTGACAGATAATTAAGGATTTCCAGTTGGGATCAACGGAGTCTACTAAGAATTCACCACTCCAGTCTTCATTAAAGCGATAAATGACGACTCGATCGGCTTTGAGGAGCTGACGAACTTCTTGGGTGGTGGTACGAAAAATGGTGTTGAGATCTAGGGATTGACGGATTTTGGTGATCACAGCCGCGATCGCCTGTTCCCGTTCTACAGCTTGAGCAACAGCTTGAGCTAACCGCTCTGACTGCTGCTTTTGTCCCCTTAAGACTTCCGCTTGTTGTAGTGCGACTCCTAAATGAACGGCAATATGGGAAACAAACTCTATTTCTTGGGGTTGCCAACATCGAGGAGCGCGACAGTGATGAATGCATAGAAGCCCCCATAAGGTTTCTCCTTTGAGTAGGGGAACGACTAAATTGGCTCGCACTTGGAATTGCTCCAAGATCTGAATATGGCAAATGTTTAAACCCTCTTGATAAATGTCATCACAGGCCCACATTCGCCCTTCTTGGTAATATTGGGCATAGCGATCGCCAAAACAGTGATCTTCAATGCGAGCAGCTAAGGTAGAAGAAAAAGGGGGTAAGACATCCTCGGAGACAAATTCCCCCCATTGGTAATTCGAGTTTTCGCCAAACTGATACATCCCCACCCGATCGGCATTCAAAAGCTGCCGTACTTCTCTGGCAGTCGATTGAAAAATGGTTTCTACATCCAGAGATTGACGAATACGAGTAATAACCGCTAAGAGGGCTTTTTCCTGGGCAATCTGAACCGGCTCTGGCTGTGTCTGGGTTGTTTTTTCCAGTTCCCATACCTGTTCTCTAAGCCGTTCAATTTCCTCTTGAAGGGCCGTATATTCACTTGCTTTAACCACAACATACTCATCGGACATGGGATTGAAATAAACGGAAAAATAGGGGAGTTGTCTGGATGGGTAGCTTGGCCAGTATAAAAGATTAGAAGGGTAACTGTGCGTAAAGAAGTTTAAAGCTTTTAATGAATAAGGGATACAACCGACTGGTTGTATCCCTTCACAGGGGTCGATCTGTGGGAAGGTAGGGCTAGAGGCTACAAGCGAGTCCGCCAGACGGCGATCGCCCGTTGGGCCTCTGCATAAGCTGCCGTATTTTGGGGAACCAACTCAGCCGCAGCGATCGCTGCTGCGGGGCCATCGCTGGCTAACCGCCGATAGGCAATTCTGAGAATTTCACGACTCCATTGGTTGGCTAACTGCTGGGCTTGGCTATATCGCGGTTGATCGGCTCCAATGGTCTTCACCTGGGCGATCGCCTGATTATAGGACGAGGCTTGATTGGTATTGACCTTACTACTGGCTTGCTGAATCACCGTCTGATTGGCTTGCGATTGGGCTACTTGTTGTTGCCAGGAAGGAATCATGCTCTGGGCTTGCGAATACACCGATACTTCCGATGGAACCAGTTGAGCAGCAGCGATCGCCTTCTCAAATTCTCCCTGAGCGGCTCGACCCATGGCAATATCCATAATCGCTTGACCCCATAGCTCAATTTTTCCTTGAGCTTCGGCATAGGCTGGATTATCGGCTGAAATTTTCCGCGCTTCTTCAATCGCTTTTACATACGGTGACGCTTGCTGAGAGCCTAAAATACTCGTCACTTCTGAGAGCGTTGGGGGACTCGCTGGTTCAGGTTGAGCCGCCGGTGGTTCCACCGTTGCCGGAGCTTGGGGAACCGGTTCCGGGGAAGGCGCTGGAGAAGGAGCTGGAGTCGCTGCTGGAGTCACCGCTTCTGGAGCAGGGGCTGGAATCACCACCACTTCTGAAGGAGTTGCTGCTGGAGAAGGGGCTGGAGAACCCTGAACCGGCTCAGTCACTGCCGGGCTGGGTTGTCCTTCTACCGTGGTCAATGCATTACGATTGCGTAAAAATACTCCTCCAATTAAAATCAGAGCGATACCCCCCCAAGCCAGAATCAGTAATCGCCAAAACTGTGCATCTTCTTCATTGGATTTGGGGTCTTGAGATTGGGGTTTTTTGTCAGGTTCCATAGGCTTACGAATATCTGTTGAGGTTTTCTGGGCAACAGGGCTTGGCTGAGGAACGCCCCCAGAACCGGAGGGAACGCTTAACGGTTCGGTGGTACTGGAAGAGGGAGAAAGAGATTCCTCTGTTTTGGGTTCCTCAATCGGTAAAATCACCCGATGAACTCGGCCGGGAGGATTCACCACCATCAAGGCTTGTTGGTTGGGTCGATTGTGTTGATCGCTCAATTCCATTAGCCGACGGTGCAGATAGTGATCTAAACTCGCTAATGTACTACATTGACCCGATCGCAATCCTTCCAGCAAAGCAGCCGTAAATAACCCTTGTCGTAATTCTAAGGTCTCTTGGGAAAATTGACCCGGTTGACAGGAAAGAAGGGTGGTAATTTCTAGCTCTCGTGCTAAATTTGCGGTTTGGTTCCCTAAGAGTCCCCCAATTTGCAAACTTGATGGCCGATTCATGTCTAACACGACCAACAGATTTTGGGTTGGTAAGTTGGCTAGAGAGTTGAATAGCCAAGCCATAGAGATGCCCGTGGTGGTGACTTGATTGGGATCGCTCTCAATGGGCATTAGATAGTCTTGGCCATCGACACTGGAACCATAACCACTAAAGAACACCCAGAGATGATCTTCCCCATCGAGCTGGAATTGGGGATGCTCGCGCCGACAGATTTTGTCGATCCACCCTTCTATCGTGGGGCGATCGGGGTAAGTGGATTCCCCTTGAATGGGTTGTGATACCTCACTCAAGAGTAAGCATTGATCTAGGGATAACCCCGCTTGGTATGTCCAAAAATCTGAAAATGCCTGGGCATCCTGTTGGGCATAGCTTAACGGTTGGAAATGTTGATATTGATTAATGCCGATGGCGATCGCCCTGGTTTTTCCCATGACCCACTCCTAAAATATACATGCTTATTCCCGAATGTCCTAGGGGGTAGCGCTAGATTAGCGTAACTGTTGTAAATCGGCCATAAATGCATCAAAGGCTTCTTGAGTTTTGCCTAAATAATTGCCATCGGCCTCTAAGGCATCTTTTAATTGTTCGGCTACTCCCATTAATCCAGCATCTTCTGACATATAAGAGCCTTTCATCTCTATTTCGCGCCAATACTCTGCAATCACACGGGTTCTCATCGTTTCATAGGTCTCAATTAGGGAAGCTTTGGCTTTCTTTTGTTCCGGGTTGAGGTTTTCATACTCCAATTGACTAATTAATTCCGTTAATTCGGAAAGATGTCGGCGCACAGTTTCCCAGCTCATAACGATTTCCCTTCATAAGATCGGAGAGTTTCGACAGGTATCTTACCAGGTTCTTTGCCACACCCCTGATACTTTACAAAGGTTAACATTTTTTCTGACTATTCGATCGCCAAATTCTCAAGGTTTGGGGGAATCTTAGCGGCTTTGAGTAAGGGTTGTAAGCCTTTGAAGATGCGATCGCCGATTACCTCATGGCCAGCCGCACTCGGATGAATGATATCATCTTGTCGGTATTTCTCGTCTCTGAGCAAACCCTTGAGAATCTGGGGAATCAAATAGGCTTGGGTTTCCTTTGCCAACTGCTCAAACATGCGATCGTATTTGTCCCCCACAACTCCCACATTAATCCCCAATATAACGGCGATCGCCCCCTGAGCTTGAATCTGCGTAATGATTTGCCGTAAATTCTCCTCAGTCTCCGTTTCTGCGATGTTCTGTAGATAGTCATTCCCCGACAACTCCACCATCACCAACCAGGGATTTTCATCCAGCACATCCGTTTGCAACCGTGCTAACCCCATAGCCGTTGTATCCCCTGGAACCCCCTGATTCAGAATCGGCACATTCAACCGACGACTTAAAAGACTGGGAAAAGCTTGCTCTGGGTTCAGTCCATACCCCGAAGCAATGCTATCACCCAAAACAATAATCTGTTCTCCTTGTCCAAGTTGCAAGTTTTTCACCTGGTTCACAGATGAACCGCAACTGATGACGAGTCCCCAGGTGGTGAATAGGAGGACGATCAGAAGGAGACTTCGCCGTACTCTGCGTTGAGCGAAGGGCAGTAGACTTAAACTCAGGATAGAGGCAATCATGATTAGGAGCAATCTTTAATAGTAGTCACTATTTTAGCAAAATGCTCTAGGGCCTACTCCTTTTCGTTTCTTCCCTTGGGTTTGCGTTGCCATAGCAAGATAACCAGCCAAATCAATAACGGCAGTGCCCCGAATAAGAGACTCCAACCCACTGATTGTACAAATGGATGTACCACAGTAGCATTAACTTCCCAAGGCATGAGCAGGGGTTGTTCTGGTGTAATCAGAGCGTAGCTGGTGGCAATGACACTGGCAGCAGCCATGCCGCCACCGACGACCCCGATGGTAATATTTAAGTTGCGGCTACTAACGGCTTCTTGTTCGTTATTGCTTTTAATCTCGTCTTCTAGAGCGACTAATTTCTCTTGTAATCCCTTGCTTTCCCGGACTTGATCCGCCATGTCTTGGTGTAATTTGCGGCTAGATTTCACTTGTTTAACGAGCTGCTCTTCTAATGCGCGATCGGCTTCAATTTGCTCGATTTCTAACATACCGCGAATCGTGGCAATCATTTCTTGAAACAGGTTTTGACCCGCGAGTAAGTAATTTAAGTCAGTTTCGATTTGTTGCAG
Protein-coding sequences here:
- a CDS encoding NAD(P)/FAD-dependent oxidoreductase — encoded protein: MVDDNTQPSVPHVVIVGGGFGGLYAAQALGKAPVKLTLIDKRNFHLFQPLLYQVATGSVSPADISSPLRLVLNQNKNTQVLLDRVTDIDPDRQQLTLGDRTLSYDTLILATGVKHHYFGNDQWQSIAPGLKTIEDALLMRRRIYGAFEAAEKETDPEKQKAWLTFVIVGGGPTGVELAGAIAELAHSVLKNDFHHIDTTSARILLLEGMDRILPPYAPELSARAASDLTQLGVTVQTQTLVTQVTEGAVTVRQGETEKLIPARTILWAAGVKASGLGKVLHEKTGVALDRAGRVMVEENLSVSGYPNIFVIGDLANFSHQGDRPLPGIAPVAMQEGKYVAQWIKRELRGQSHAPFRYTEVGSLAVIGENAAVVDLGWIKLTGFIAWLTWVFAHIYYLIEFDNKLVVMVQWGWNYLTRGRGARLITGEDSLLTITPENLDTTEEMPLPAIKN
- a CDS encoding sensor domain-containing diguanylate cyclase, whose protein sequence is MKGLIQRLLDDDHPIAVLDDHQRPIIGDLNLGDAQAYEISVENSIVGWVVSPLLDHPITQMLIYLIETEINKKVLAVDALDKYEELNFLYDISAKLSTCLNVQEVIKLMADEALKQIPGNALVVMIYQDGMMQTFYPKQNENQVILGQKISANLGIYGHVFKTGQAEIVNQVNLDTRFISQPFKIASLMCCPLMTQTGKLGVIQISSDRTLEYTAQDLKLFIALASQAAASIQNALFYEQLREYSHTLERKVAERTAELEKVNQELNQLANLDGLTQVANRRCLQETFNREWYRLAREQGPLSMIICDVDYFKRYNDTYGHQMGDECLQKIAQTLKRTLKRPADLVARYGGEEFVVVLPNTQASGAWMVAQEIQSNVRNLGIEHQASLVSPLITMSMGISSTIPTHSTSGEELFQVADQALYEAKKQGRDRMIFREFKSPISPSQRPEPRRNDGFSRL
- a CDS encoding response regulator is translated as MNKQVNKKVLIADDEPNILILMEQALEKLEDEDDVILLTAKNGQEALEIIEQEKPDLVFLDVMMPKMNGLEVCAQVKQNISLDHIYIIMLTAKGQEFDKKTGIAVGANLYMTKPFRPKEVLAKSREILGFLYE
- a CDS encoding GAF domain-containing protein, producing MSDEYVVVKASEYTALQEEIERLREQVWELEKTTQTQPEPVQIAQEKALLAVITRIRQSLDVETIFQSTAREVRQLLNADRVGMYQFGENSNYQWGEFVSEDVLPPFSSTLAARIEDHCFGDRYAQYYQEGRMWACDDIYQEGLNICHIQILEQFQVRANLVVPLLKGETLWGLLCIHHCRAPRCWQPQEIEFVSHIAVHLGVALQQAEVLRGQKQQSERLAQAVAQAVEREQAIAAVITKIRQSLDLNTIFRTTTQEVRQLLKADRVVIYRFNEDWSGEFLVDSVDPNWKSLIICQQENPELNCKISECSLKNLEHLSFTDTHLQATQGQLFKQVQLFRVCSDIYTRDFSDCYIQALESYQARAYAIVAIYQHQRLWGLLAAFQNSGPRDWQEIEINFLIQISSQLGVAIQQAQLLAQTQKRSTELQTTLEAQLKKRAEELEEEAQRERAIAEVIDKIRRTLDLETIFKTAATEVRQLLNADRVGIFAFDPHSDQKVGQFISEDVIPPFDSTLQKLVQDRCFHDHHQIHYHQGKIQAISDIQTANLSPCYFNILNQFQIRANLVLPLVKGEQLWGLLCIHQCSEPRAWQPKEIEFTRKIAIQLGVALQQAELLSQAQKRSSELRTTLADLNAIVDNLADGLLVTDTQGKITRFNPALLAMFNLEKWQLQGQNIWTIFSPELHELITTIHNRNQEIVTLNVKLGNNREGQALATSIIKEGEGMEGDQCMGSVILIRDVTVEREVDRMKTDFLNTVSHELRTPLTSVLGFAEMIQEKLEDVIFPVTVQEERKVKRSVIAVSNNIEIIISEAERLTSLINDVLDIAKMESGRVDWNIQPVDPQVILDRAIAATSSLIERNHLQFVKNIDPNLPMIQVDRDRIIQVVINLISNSVKFTEQGTITCKAKVVDNHLMISIIDTGIGIAPEDRDTVFERFKQVGDILTNKPKGTGLGLPICKQIIEYHGGKIWVESTLNQGSDFSFLLPLDATVVKTDMLEEFNE
- a CDS encoding caspase family protein, encoding MGKTRAIAIGINQYQHFQPLSYAQQDAQAFSDFWTYQAGLSLDQCLLLSEVSQPIQGESTYPDRPTIEGWIDKICRREHPQFQLDGEDHLWVFFSGYGSSVDGQDYLMPIESDPNQVTTTGISMAWLFNSLANLPTQNLLVVLDMNRPSSLQIGGLLGNQTANLARELEITTLLSCQPGQFSQETLELRQGLFTAALLEGLRSGQCSTLASLDHYLHRRLMELSDQHNRPNQQALMVVNPPGRVHRVILPIEEPKTEESLSPSSSTTEPLSVPSGSGGVPQPSPVAQKTSTDIRKPMEPDKKPQSQDPKSNEEDAQFWRLLILAWGGIALILIGGVFLRNRNALTTVEGQPSPAVTEPVQGSPAPSPAATPSEVVVIPAPAPEAVTPAATPAPSPAPSPEPVPQAPATVEPPAAQPEPASPPTLSEVTSILGSQQASPYVKAIEEARKISADNPAYAEAQGKIELWGQAIMDIAMGRAAQGEFEKAIAAAQLVPSEVSVYSQAQSMIPSWQQQVAQSQANQTVIQQASSKVNTNQASSYNQAIAQVKTIGADQPRYSQAQQLANQWSREILRIAYRRLASDGPAAAIAAAELVPQNTAAYAEAQRAIAVWRTRL
- a CDS encoding GDSL-type esterase/lipase family protein, translated to MIASILSLSLLPFAQRRVRRSLLLIVLLFTTWGLVISCGSSVNQVKNLQLGQGEQIIVLGDSIASGYGLNPEQAFPSLLSRRLNVPILNQGVPGDTTAMGLARLQTDVLDENPWLVMVELSGNDYLQNIAETETEENLRQIITQIQAQGAIAVILGINVGVVGDKYDRMFEQLAKETQAYLIPQILKGLLRDEKYRQDDIIHPSAAGHEVIGDRIFKGLQPLLKAAKIPPNLENLAIE